In the Acyrthosiphon pisum isolate AL4f unplaced genomic scaffold, pea_aphid_22Mar2018_4r6ur Scaffold_5;HRSCAF=24, whole genome shotgun sequence genome, gttgttataatattatgaaatgtattttttgaggTTTTGTATAACTTTTGGTTTTATCTATTTTACAGATCAGTGGTAAACATCACCGTCGGTTGCTGCTGCATCGGCCATACAGTGATTTACAACATATTGAAAATACCTAAGATCAACCGAAATGACACCTTTACAGACCACAACGACATCGGTTCGACGGTGTTCCGTCTTGACGGCCACTCTACTGCTGTTGGTAGCGGTAGCCACCAGTTTGCCATCCGGCGCCCGGTCGTCCGCCATACGTCCCGCGTCGTCCGCTGCATCGACTGATGCTGCCGCTTCCCCGTTAGTGCCAAGCAGTTGGCAAGGCGTTTCAGCCGTCCACGCTGACGTACCAGCAGAGGCCGAAGGAAGGGCCGTGGTGGTCAGGAAAAAAAGGACGTTGCTCAAACTCAAGCCGCTCATTGTGTTGCCGGTCAAAGTCGCGTTGGGCACCGGCGCCAAGCTGGTGGCCGGGGCCAAGTTCGGAGCCAAAGCTGTCGGATTGGGCTCAAAGGCATTGGGCGTCAGTCTCGTTGGACTGAAAGCCGTCCATAAGGTGGCCAAAGTGACGGTGAAGGCGGCCACCGCTTTGGGCGTGAAGGCAGTGCTGCTTAACTTTTTATTCCAGGTacgataatatatatctatgatgcTCATGCGCATTCGTCATATTAGCGACGTAGCAAGTGTatagataaaaatgaaatatccaAAGCACACTATGACATTAACtgaaaccataaattataatacagcaatatttaattacaaagtttcgtatgaaattaattaaaatagaacaCAGATTTCCGTATAAAAacgcttattatataatactatttctcctacctatacaatttctAGCTTCTCCATTCTTGTACAGACCCGGCCCACATCATATCGTTTGCATTCGTTCCTTGACATATTGTAATGAAAACTGATCGTatcgttttatttgtttattattacgcGTCTGCAGAAAATCAATCAGGTGATCGACTTTAAGACCCGCTTGCTGAGCAACCTTGATCAACGCAACCGGCAGCAGAATGCACAATTCCTGTCTCCAGTGTTGCCCCAATCCTCTTCGTCTTCGAAATCGGGATCGATCGGAAACAAGGTAAGCTTGCAGCGATTTACGATATatcgtgtaattattattaaaatgtgtatataagagatataggtataatatacaaatgtatactattttaatgcACATTATACATAGTGAGAAAGCACGAGAGTGGACATGAGTGGTATCACCgtattgaagtattttttagaCTGTCAAAGTGGTATACAGCAGTATAATTTACAGTGGTAGAGAACGAAAAGGATGAAAAAGCGATTGATGTTTCGGTTGAGACTTTAATGCAGGGTCAAATcgatatatcaattataatgtacaaattgCGTAATGATTACCGTATACAGTTTGGAAATCattgtgaataaaatgttttatagcaGAGTCTGAGATGTGTGATACAGTGATAGTTAACGTTAAAGCGATGAGTAGTGTTGTAGTGATccgatatatatgtattatacagaaAGCGGAAAGTTTCTACCACTCATATATGTGATTtagaaattactataataaaatatatttacagtatatagtttatatatatattaaataccacTTTATGTACGGCACGCACTTCACAGTATTTTATACTcacaaatagtaaatataatatacatatacagtggaatttcaataattagaatttcaacggaataaatcataaaaaagttaatacgatttaaataaataaaaatgtaatttgaacacaaaatattaaacaatataacgcTGACGTGTAAAAAAACATGTAAGTCtgccattttttaaattcacagataaacgaaaaacaaaatcatcccaaatttggtttattttatcctattttatgtaaaataagttAACCGTTTGAGTTTCTAACAGAAttgtaatttactattaaattaaagtttgttacaaattacaatataatatgagccTAATTATCGTTAATccactgtatacatatataaaaaaaacttataactcGAGCACTTGTACAATTACACTAACCTCTTATACACTTGTACACTATATTTTAACAATCACCATCGGCACCAACACCAACTACACCAATAATAACCCACCCtcaacatataatttatacgcTTGTAGAAGACAGGTACAGAtcacctatatatactataataattatagtataatattatattatatatatgtacatagaatatacatttaatacgatTGATGTGTAATGATtgtgaaatttgtattttacaattataaaagtaCTATAGACATATCATAGCCTAtccatatataaatacaatagctacaaaatgtatcatattatacgatgacgattaaattcaaaatattatgtaacttgatCATATGCGTTTGTGACAATGGTAGTGATAGTTActgaaatactaaaatatatcatattatcatattcatatacctgtttatatagtttatatatatataatattatatatccaatATCCATAACATacgatgacgatgacgacgacggtAAGTGATGATGACGaaagttgtatttattaataatgtgaaTTTTATAATTCGCATCTACgtatatgaatatacaattatacctgGAGGATGATGACGAAAAGAAAATTGTAACACAAAAAACTACCACAAAAACcgacaaaaaaaacaacaataaaatacggCGGCgacagttaaaatatattctatatattattataaactaaacatttaattacaaaatagcTTCGACGGGACGGCTACAACGAAGATTATAAACAGTACTATTTTACGTTATACTGAAcacatcacaataatatcattatagacTTCTATACTTTATGTGgtattacaatatgatataatacatatctaCATACACATTATACGACTCCGTGATTTCATAATCGGATCTGGCCAGTAATTGATTCTCGATGGACAAAATTTACGAAACAACACGTTTTTATAAATCGGCTAATGCATTTGAAATAAAGTACTTATTACGAATAATAAACAAGCacctaaacataaatataaaatatgcataaaactCGTTTTCAAAATGTCAGTTTTTCTGTTGACAATGTAGTTGGTACGTTGTACATTTCAGTTATATAACCaacattaaattaacttttgaatTCGTTTGCAGATGGGATAATTGTAAGAAAAACGAACCTATACGTATAGTGTTATAAATCTTTCGAGAAATCTACTtaatttattgctatattatttattactaaaatacgacataaaataacaattataacgaCGACGACTTTTTAAATGCACGCCCGTACAGCGGTATGCGTGTGCCGTGTGTGTCTACGTATGTGTGTGATCACGCGCGCGTGTAGGCATGTCGGAGAGTGTgtttatttgtgtgtgtgtgtttgtgtgtgttgcAAAAGGcgtacgatatattattgttttgtgtaCGTTagttgtaataactaataataataatattatatttaattcagtgCTCGGGAATTTGGAaacatatttaggtacctagtgAATGATCCATGTGGTTAACATTGGTTTATTCCTCTTCTCATGACTgttcataatattcaatataatttcttGTGTCCGGAGGAGACAAGAATTGCCATACATTGAAAACATCTCATTCACATTTTAACCGTATCTAATAATATCAGTACTTAGGCTGTATATTCACATGCAAACTATCTATAGTATATAGatttacctatacggctataggGTTGGATAAACgcaataaatcattaattacaCATAATTCCGGTgtcgaaaattataattaaaaaattataatcgaatCTAtatcatttattgattttatgtatatactagCCGATACAGttccttttatttttctttatcgaTATCGAAATTTTCTGCTAcagttattatacctattatctacGGCTAAACGTCACgttttaaatactaaacattCGAATACAATATTTACCAAATCGAAGCGCGTGGATAAATGGAATAACATTAATGTGTCTGCAAAATGACTACAGTAGTTTGGTTCACATGCTGCTGTAACCGCAAAACCGTTTAACCGAATTCGGGCactgaatttatattaatactatattattatataataaaatataatatactatgaataACATCGAACGACGAATGTGTGTGTGTGNNNNNNNNNNNNNNNNNNNNNNNNNNNNNNNNNNNNNNNNNNNNNNNNNNNNNNNNNNNNNNNNNNNNNNNNNNNNNNNNNNNNNNNNNNNNNNNNNNNNttttaactgagttaagcattttcttcatttttaatatattataggtattgtttatcaactattaacttaaattaactgaaatcattaattttttcatcgaCTTGCCTACCTTTGATAATGACAATAAATTCAATAAGGTATTTAAATACGcatcatttatttatgttattttatttaatttcatcatatatatatatatatgaatactgGGCCCCACTGAGATAATTACTCGTGTGGGGGCCCAGAAgttcaaaaatacaattacatatgAATAACAACaacagtttgaaaaaaaaaattaaattacattataattaacttatgaagaatctaaggtgtacctatacaattcgAGTTAACATATggcgaatattatattttgtatttgttcttAAATACTTTCTGAATCAATGTTTTATGTgtacattaaattatgtaaagaaaaaacgttttaaatttggtaatttattcaatacaatttaaaagaattaaaaaattaagcgTATCATCGTCCCCCTGTGACCAATTGCAGGCCATATTTTccatattaacattataatatattattgtagactactgtaagcatattatacacctatgattttattattaatgaagattaaaataaaataatatactttttttgaagtattaaatacatatttttttagtatatttattcaGGACTGAATTTAGGGTGGTTGgggttaaatataataagtttgacATAAAAGGATTTTTATAGTTgacttattagttttaaaacttaatagcCTTCATAACTAAAGAATATTTAGTTGACTTATGAATAAGCGACAAAACTTACTGCAAAAGGCCAAaaggtatactaatatattattttgtggggcctcttagtataataatgaaTCTTGTAGAGGGGCCCAGGCCCCGTGCCCGGCCCCTAAGCCGGCCAACCCTGTAATTGTTTCATGTTACattttaagttgtatttaatttttgatttcctctgaaaataataatttatattttattcaataaataaaaaataaagataaatattaataataaaggttGAATAAATTAGgagtattaacaaaaaataaatattaatatagttaagttatttaatgttacattataagatacatttaatttccaattaccatttgaaataaaatatattttattcaattaatagaaaataaagataaatattaataataaaggttGAATAAAGGTTGAGttttaaaccaaaataaatattattttatcctgttcattaaatgttaaattttaagatttgttaaatttttaattgtctttaaaaattaaatatttttaaaccaatatttatttataactatacaatattttggttacaacgtaaaaaattatatatttcatcaatcatttatcaaattttaattttaaatattttaaatccaattcaaatttaatatttatacaattattttgattggaaaatgctgtgtgggacgGTTCATGTCTGATCCAAACAAGAAAATAGgatgtattaaaaaatcaaaatcataataaatctgTTTGTAATGactgttgaaaattaaaataaaaaaccaatatattaactaatcgtacatttatttttaaaagtgataCAAAAGTAGTGTATATGATTTAGTTTCAtgatgtgtaaaaataaattacaggtTAATAACTGATGTACCTAATTCTAACTCTTGTAATATCATATTTGATAATgagttataatgatattgtaataattcataCATAAAAGAAATATCATTAGTTTCTATATTAGTATAACTTAAGTTATAATTCTGAATATATGAGTTTGTAAATTCATTCCGTCGACAAGAAGAGGGTAACCCGTTAATATCTGCCATAATTAATGCATATGCTGTGTCAAAAGTCTTATGGTAACATGGTAATTTTTTCTGCTTCTCGATTATATAGAGATCGATTAAAGCTCCAAGCTGATTCAGCCTTTGCAAATCGACATGtgataaagttatataattttcattagaatataatatgattgaagaCTGTTTCACATTAACGGAATAGCTTAAGTTATCAGTTATTCTTACACGTTTACATCGGTTTCGTAGATTATCAATAAttgctttataattattttcacacaTTAATGATTGCCATTGGTCTAGATCGAGGCTTAAACTCTTTTTagtaatcatacattttaatattacaacaatcGAAATCTTTTTGTTAACTAACAAACCTACTGTTACACTTTTCTTTCCATATTGATGAATTTCAAATTCTGACCTTAAGACAATCGGTGAAATCATATTGTAGCGAGCTTATAATACTTACCGATATATTTTTGTTCGTTCTGgcgattattgttttaaaaaattatactatgatTATCAGAGTGTTAATTGTatactgattatattttattcatacaacaacgttttatactaaaaaagttaaatacaatttcaaaaaagttttattttattatcgttcATACGTTTAAGCAGTTGAGCGAGTGGCATATTTAGTTTCACAATTACATTTGGTTCTTCCACATTTGGTTATTATGTGTTCTACAAAGTGGTTACCTttcgataataatacataaatacatttggaATTATGTCTCGAGTGTTCAATCCATGGAATGTCATCCTTCTTCCAGTCATGTAATACAAGTCCACAAGAGAAGCATTCAACAATATCTTGAACCCCTGTATATATAAATCCGCATTCAGacaatacatatttgttttgagGTATAGTTGgcggaaataaattatatgtttttaatcttGATGTGAATGTGGCATATTGCGGATATGTTGGATATGGTTGGTTTCGTACTAAAGAAACTAATGAAGAATAATCGCTGGTAGTTTTTTGaaagttcatgttttttttttattttaaagaaaaaaatttaattgaaaatccttacttaaaaaatatatgtataagtgaaacaagacaataaaataaaaagcataaCTTGGTTTAACAACGGATTATTCGTTACTGAAATGTATAGCTAAATCAATTTTAGTACCAGTGAACAAAAAAAGTTCAGTGNNNNNNNNNNNNNNNNNNNNNNNNNNNNNNNNNNNNNNNNNNNNNNNNNNNNNNNNNNNNNNNNNNNNNNNNNNNNNNNNNNNNNNNNNNNNNNNNNNNNNNNNNNNNNNNNNNNNNNNNNNNNNNNNNNNNNNNNNNNNNNNNNNNNNNNNNNNNNNNNNNNNNNNNNNNNNNNNNNNNNNNNNNNNNNNNNNNNNNNNNNNNNNNNNNNNNNNNNNNNNNNNNNNNNNNNNNNNNNNNNNNNNNNNNNNNNNNNNNNNNNNNNNNNNNNNNNNNNNNNNNNNNNNNNNNNNNNNNNNNNNNNNNNNNNNNNNNNNNNNNNNNNNNNNNNNNNNNNNNNNNNNNNNNNNNNNNNNNNNNNNNNNNNNNNNNNNNNNNNNNNNNNNNNNNNNNNNNNNNNNNNNNNNNNNNNNNNNNNNNNNNNNNNNNNNNNNNNNNNNNNNNNNNNNNNNNNNNNNNNNNNNNNNNNNNNNNNNNNNNNNNNNNNNNNNNNNNNNNNNNNNNNNNNNNNNNNNNNNNNNNNNNNNNNNNNNNNNNNNNNNNNNNNNNNNNNNNNNNNNNNNNNNNNNNNNNNNNNNNNNNNNNNNNNNNNNNNNNNNNNNNNNNNNNNNNNNNNNNNNNNNNNNNNNNNNNNNNNNNNNNNNNNNNNNNNNNNNNNNNNNNNNNNNNNNNNNNNNNNNNNNNNNNNNNNNNNNNNNNNNNNNNNNNNNNNNNNNNNNNNNNNNNNNNNNNNNNNNNNNNNNNNNNNNNNNNNNNNNNNNNNNNNNNNNNNNNNNNNNNNNNNNNNNNNNNNNNNNNNNNNNNNNNNNNNNNNNNNNNNNNNNNNNNNNNNNNNNNNNNNNNNNNNNNNNNNNNNNNNNNNNNNNNNNNNNNNNNNNNNNNNNNNNNNNNNNNNNNNNNNNNNNNNNNNNNNNNNNNNNNNNNNNNNNNNNNNNNNNNNNNNNNNNNNNNNNNNNNNNNNNNNNNNNNNNNNNNNNNNNNNNNNNNNNNNNNNNNNNNNNNNNNNNNNNNNNNNNNNNNNNNNNNNNNNNNNNNNNNNNNNNNNNNNNNNNNNNNNNNNNNNNNNNNNNNNNNNNNNNNNNNNNNNNNNNNNNNNNNNNNNNNNNNNNNNNNNNNNNNNNNNNNNNNNNNNNNNNNNNNNNNNNNNNNNNNNNNNNNNNNNNNNNNNNNNNNNNNNNNNNNNNNNNNNNNNNNNNNNNNNNNNNNNNNNNNNNNNNNNNNNNNNNNNNNNNNNNNNNNNNNNNNNNNNNNNNNNNNNNNNNNNNNNNNNNNNNNNNNNNNNNNNNNNNNNNNNNNNNNNNNNNNNNNNNNNNNNNNNNNNNNNNNNNNNNNNNNNNNNNNNNNNNNNNNNNNNNNNNNNNNNNNNNNNNNNNNNNNNNNNNNNNNNNNNNNNNNNNNNNNNNNNNNNNNNNNNNNNNNNNNNNNNNNNNNNNNNNNNNNNNNNNNNNNNNNNNNNNNNNNNNNNNNNNNNNNNNNNNNNNNNNNNNNNNNNNNNNNNNNNNNNNNNNNNNNNNNNNNNNNNNNNNNNNNNNNNNNNNNNNNNNNNNNNNNNNNNNNNNNNNNNNNNNNNNNNNNNNNNNNNNNNNNNNNNNNNNNNNNNNNNNNNNNNNNNNNNNNNNNNNNNNNNNNNNNNNNNNNNNNNNNNNNNNNNNNNNNNNNNNNNNNNNNNNNNNNNNNNNNNNNNNNNNNNNNNNNNNNNNNNNNNNNNNNNNNNNNNNNNNNNNNNNNNNNNNNNNNNNNNNNNNNNNNNNNNNNNNNNNtgtaatatataatgtttaaacttaaaataaaacacaagacaACTAGTAGCGACGGTCCATATGGAATGTTGGgctattcaatacatatatatatatatatatatacgatttacgcataaatatatatatacgcactcctTACATACAAACGTGACACGTgcaacacataaacaatattcaacacctctccgttcagatatttaagaaaaacaacataatcaattatcagcggcgccagatgacaccgtatattataaaaccataaatgcatttttacgtatataatatacacatatatattatattctacgagaccccctcgataattttccaatcaagacgttcggtcaaaacaaaacaataaattaccagtgacACCTTTGTTGCACCGCcccaaaataagaaaaaaacatcacgtattaataaatgcatatcAGAAGAAGGGATTACACCGAAGCCAAATTATATAAGGACCTTACAGAATCGACTCGTCAGCAGTACCTTTCAGAAGAAGACCCATACACAAGGTCCACGCCAGTCAACTTCACGACACTCTCACACTACTGTCCAAGGGAGTGCTCATGGTTGTGCGTATAtgcgtatacagtataatatgtttgttggATTATCTCAGCATTCATTATGACTGTCTGAACTAGTTATCTCTCTATCAAGCAAATtcacattgtttattttttcccattcacctacctattaatctttaaaatcataaagttctgtgactatcatcatatcataatcccgttaaatacattattattacacaattacacttTTAACACgaacatagtaatatttttagaatataagtatagtagtaagagctcatttaacttaaattacattcgggtggcgatttgactatatgtactcttgtcACGAATGTAGGGATTCTAAGAGCTGTCTTcaaggtataaatgtgtaataataaatgttcatcactgtaaattacattcggttgaacaaattgactatattatgtactNNNNNNNNNNNNNNNNNNNNNNNNNNNNNNNNNNNNNNNNNNNNNNNNNNataataaaactataaaaaaaatacgtaaacaataatttaatttaaaatggttatataatatcacgTAAGAGTATACTCGTTTTAATGtcacatgacattttcactacaCATATAGTGATAGCTAT is a window encoding:
- the LOC100569063 gene encoding uncharacterized protein LOC100569063, which gives rise to MTPLQTTTTSVRRCSVLTATLLLLVAVATSLPSGARSSAIRPASSAASTDAAASPLVPSSWQGVSAVHADVPAEAEGRAVVVRKKRTLLKLKPLIVLPVKVALGTGAKLVAGAKFGAKAVGLGSKALGVSLVGLKAVHKVAKVTVKAATALGVKAVLLNFLFQKINQVIDFKTRLLSNLDQRNRQQNAQFLSPVLPQSSSSSKSGSIGNKVSLQRFTIYRVIIIKMCI
- the LOC103308123 gene encoding death-associated inhibitor of apoptosis 1-like — translated: MNFQKTTSDYSSLVSLVRNQPYPTYPQYATFTSRLKTYNLFPPTIPQNKYVLSECGFIYTGVQDIVECFSCGLVLHDWKKDDIPWIEHSRHNSKCIYVLLSKGNHFVEHIITKCGRTKCNCETKYATRSTA